In one window of Propionispora hippei DSM 15287 DNA:
- a CDS encoding F0F1 ATP synthase subunit epsilon has translation MAKIKLDIVTPEKVAFSDEVNMIIARTTNGDVGILPGHAPLIAGLDIWILRLLTDDGERQLALCGGLLEVQPDKATILATCAESPEEIDSIRAQAAKDRAETRLKDRQSGIDIARAEAALKRAVLRLRLARKEHKM, from the coding sequence GTGGCTAAAATTAAGCTGGATATTGTTACCCCTGAAAAAGTTGCTTTTTCTGACGAGGTCAATATGATTATTGCCCGGACAACCAATGGCGACGTCGGTATTTTACCGGGCCACGCGCCGCTTATTGCCGGCTTGGATATATGGATTCTTCGCCTGCTGACGGATGACGGAGAGCGGCAACTGGCTTTATGCGGCGGTCTGCTTGAGGTGCAGCCAGATAAAGCAACGATTCTGGCAACCTGCGCGGAGAGTCCCGAGGAGATTGACTCTATACGGGCACAAGCTGCTAAAGACAGGGCGGAGACACGTCTTAAGGACCGCCAGTCAGGCATCGACATTGCCCGGGCGGAAGCCGCCTTAAAAAGAGCGGTGCTGCGCTTAAGACTTGCCAGGAAAGAGCATAAGATGTGA
- a CDS encoding YwmB family TATA-box binding protein — protein MLVRMIPLFICLYLLAMRISLASPEPAQPLRDALQEAGFRLAETNLHAWTELNTEFLTEEELLPTVKQVANRLGLTAGQYRIIQENTSQRHMAKAETDDGEKQFVIMAELIRLPASVPSRGAWRGYLVINLTEKENGSHIREYNKKAVAILQDFGSGPRINTCLVGYLDGKLVRDEWQGRIERAFAAVHATIDPVMFDENVVSCTGYTKAIDDYVMTNGRQINLNIAMRYSATENRTYMLIGSPIITREY, from the coding sequence TTGCTGGTTAGAATGATTCCTCTATTCATTTGCCTATATTTGCTGGCTATGCGGATTAGTCTGGCCTCACCGGAGCCGGCGCAACCCTTGCGCGACGCTCTGCAGGAAGCCGGGTTCCGGCTTGCGGAAACAAATCTTCACGCCTGGACCGAGCTGAACACTGAATTTTTGACAGAAGAAGAGTTGCTGCCGACGGTGAAACAGGTTGCGAACAGGTTGGGACTTACGGCGGGGCAATACCGGATCATACAGGAAAATACTTCGCAACGGCATATGGCAAAAGCGGAAACCGACGACGGCGAAAAGCAGTTTGTCATTATGGCCGAGTTGATCCGGCTGCCGGCTTCGGTACCATCCAGGGGAGCCTGGCGGGGATATTTGGTAATAAACTTGACAGAGAAGGAAAATGGTAGCCATATAAGGGAATATAATAAAAAGGCGGTCGCCATATTGCAGGATTTTGGCAGTGGACCGCGTATAAATACTTGCTTGGTAGGATACCTAGATGGTAAACTAGTTAGGGACGAATGGCAGGGGCGGATTGAGCGGGCCTTCGCAGCCGTCCATGCTACGATAGATCCGGTTATGTTTGATGAGAATGTGGTTAGCTGCACAGGATATACCAAAGCCATAGATGATTATGTCATGACTAACGGCAGGCAGATTAATCTCAATATAGCTATGCGGTACAGTGCAACGGAAAATCGAACGTATATGCTGATTGGCTCTCCGATTATAACCAGGGAGTATTAG
- the murA gene encoding UDP-N-acetylglucosamine 1-carboxyvinyltransferase, which produces MEKLIISGGKRLSGTVKISGAKNAVLPIIAASLLGGSPSTLEEIPDLEDVRTFMHVLEHLGVPTRREADTLMIDSTNITSCEAPYDLVRKMRASFLVMGPLLARRGQAKISLPGGCAIGTRPIDLHLKGFEALGAEIEIGHGYIEAKAPKGLTGARIYLDFPSVGATENIMMAASLAQGVTILENPAHEPEIVDLANYLNVMGARVRGAGTNVIKIEGVSELRGTAYTVIPDRIEAGTYMVAAAMTGGDVWIENALTEHLKPVIAKLKEAGAVIEEDINGLRVYSSGNLRSIDIKTLPYPGFPTDMQAQFMALSTVAQGTSVYTETVFENRFMHVDELKRMGANIKIEGRSAIVEGVRKLTGCPVKATDLRAGAAMVLAGLVAEGETEVGYIHHIDRGYDGIVDKLCAIGADIKRVNR; this is translated from the coding sequence ATGGAGAAATTAATTATCAGCGGTGGTAAACGCCTGTCCGGTACAGTTAAAATCAGCGGTGCTAAAAATGCCGTGTTGCCGATTATCGCTGCTTCATTGTTAGGAGGATCGCCCAGCACGCTGGAAGAAATACCTGATCTTGAAGATGTGCGAACTTTTATGCATGTGCTGGAGCATCTGGGAGTACCGACGCGGCGTGAAGCTGATACACTGATGATAGATAGTACCAATATCACCAGTTGTGAAGCTCCGTATGACCTTGTCCGTAAAATGCGGGCATCCTTTCTCGTCATGGGGCCTTTATTGGCCCGGCGGGGGCAGGCCAAAATTTCTTTGCCCGGCGGTTGTGCCATTGGAACAAGACCGATTGATTTGCATTTAAAAGGTTTTGAAGCGTTGGGCGCGGAGATTGAAATCGGACATGGTTATATTGAAGCCAAGGCGCCGAAGGGACTGACCGGGGCCCGAATTTATCTGGATTTTCCCAGTGTCGGTGCCACCGAAAATATTATGATGGCAGCCAGTCTGGCCCAAGGCGTAACTATTCTGGAAAACCCGGCCCATGAGCCGGAAATTGTTGATCTGGCCAATTATCTGAATGTAATGGGAGCCCGTGTTCGCGGCGCCGGTACCAATGTAATTAAAATTGAAGGCGTCAGTGAACTGCGGGGGACAGCCTATACGGTTATTCCTGACCGGATTGAAGCCGGCACGTATATGGTTGCGGCAGCGATGACCGGCGGTGACGTTTGGATCGAAAACGCGCTGACTGAACATTTAAAACCGGTGATTGCCAAGCTTAAGGAAGCGGGCGCTGTCATTGAAGAGGATATCAACGGGTTACGGGTGTACAGCTCGGGAAACTTGCGCTCCATTGATATAAAGACGTTGCCTTATCCCGGCTTTCCCACCGACATGCAGGCCCAGTTCATGGCCCTGTCCACGGTGGCGCAGGGGACCAGCGTATATACGGAAACGGTGTTTGAAAACCGCTTTATGCATGTGGACGAATTAAAGCGGATGGGAGCCAACATCAAAATTGAGGGACGCAGCGCTATTGTGGAAGGCGTTCGCAAGCTGACCGGCTGTCCGGTAAAGGCAACCGATTTGAGAGCCGGCGCCGCCATGGTGTTAGCCGGCCTGGTAGCGGAGGGTGAAACCGAGGTAGGATATATTCACCATATTGACAGAGGGTACGACGGTATTGTAGATAAATTATGCGCCATTGGTGCGGACATTAAACGGGTAAACCGGTAA
- the spoIID gene encoding stage II sporulation protein D, which yields MKKVLAGAVGLIVFLVLIVPAVVIRSLFGLDPVGSPKGVAKGEDVVIRVYMAKQNQIVEMNLEEYVKGVVAAEMPAQFELEALKAQAVAARTYAVKHMAIFGGEGIAAHPGADVSSDYREGQAWADEQDLTARWGSLGYKVYWNKISQAVDATRGIIASYHGEPILAVFHSTSGERTASAQEVWGTDYPYLKSVACNWDQQSPRYSETKEFSLSEIAERLGSDTDIVAAAQNGSPAAVQIAELTDSGRVGKIRIGSKLLSGGTVRDKLGLKSTNFKVETGADKLVFQTTGYGHGVGLCQYGANGLAKEGKDYRYILKYYYTGIDLTHISGS from the coding sequence ATGAAAAAGGTGCTGGCCGGTGCTGTTGGATTGATTGTTTTTTTGGTACTGATTGTTCCTGCGGTAGTGATACGCAGTCTGTTCGGCCTGGACCCTGTCGGCAGTCCCAAGGGCGTGGCTAAAGGCGAGGATGTCGTAATTCGTGTCTATATGGCCAAGCAAAATCAGATTGTGGAAATGAATCTGGAGGAGTATGTAAAAGGCGTGGTAGCGGCGGAAATGCCTGCTCAGTTTGAGCTGGAAGCACTAAAAGCCCAGGCGGTGGCAGCCAGGACCTACGCGGTGAAACATATGGCCATTTTTGGTGGTGAAGGGATTGCCGCGCATCCGGGCGCCGATGTGAGCAGCGATTACCGCGAGGGCCAGGCCTGGGCCGATGAGCAGGACCTGACCGCACGGTGGGGGTCGCTTGGTTACAAGGTGTATTGGAATAAAATCAGCCAGGCTGTTGATGCGACCCGTGGGATTATCGCTTCTTATCATGGGGAACCTATTCTGGCGGTTTTCCATTCTACCAGCGGAGAACGTACCGCAAGTGCCCAGGAAGTCTGGGGGACCGACTATCCTTATCTGAAAAGTGTAGCCTGTAACTGGGACCAGCAATCACCCCGCTATAGTGAAACGAAGGAGTTTTCCCTGAGTGAGATTGCTGAACGGCTGGGTAGTGATACCGATATTGTGGCCGCTGCGCAAAATGGCAGCCCTGCTGCCGTACAAATCGCCGAATTAACCGATTCGGGGCGGGTAGGGAAAATACGTATTGGCAGTAAGCTGTTAAGCGGCGGAACCGTCAGAGATAAATTGGGGTTGAAGTCGACTAATTTTAAAGTGGAAACCGGAGCAGACAAGCTGGTTTTTCAGACGACCGGCTACGGTCATGGCGTGGGCCTGTGCCAGTATGGGGCCAACGGCTTGGCTAAAGAAGGGAAGGATTACCGGTATATCCTGAAATATTATTATACGGGAATTGATCTCACCCATATTTCCGGCTCATAA
- a CDS encoding M23 family metallopeptidase — MMPAIVIKIWSYVKKGIRLCYKKEWKLFYAGYIAAGFLLLSSAGLLLVTAPDGRNRTDAVVQEQSAVTPAVVSSEAVLPKREAEAANDVDTTAHAVEQKAADIQAAGKPAGKNRAVVEEPAQAHWPLTGSIKAEFGWQFQPVYQEWRFHPGIDIEGKDKTEKVKAIYAGTVTDIYTDPATGLTVAIAQGKDIIYYGALAAVQLEKGMTVKAGQEIGTPGSSAAEPFLHVHLVIKREGKTINPLDILR, encoded by the coding sequence ATGATGCCAGCCATAGTAATCAAAATCTGGTCGTATGTTAAAAAAGGAATCAGATTGTGCTATAAGAAAGAATGGAAGTTGTTTTATGCCGGCTATATAGCCGCAGGTTTTCTCTTGCTATCAAGTGCCGGACTGTTGCTGGTGACTGCCCCGGACGGCAGGAACCGGACGGACGCGGTTGTTCAGGAACAGTCTGCAGTTACTCCTGCTGTTGTTTCATCGGAAGCGGTTTTGCCCAAGCGGGAAGCGGAGGCGGCCAATGATGTGGATACTACGGCCCACGCGGTGGAACAAAAGGCAGCTGATATACAGGCTGCCGGCAAGCCGGCCGGAAAAAATAGAGCTGTAGTCGAGGAACCCGCCCAGGCCCATTGGCCGCTGACAGGTTCTATTAAAGCAGAATTCGGCTGGCAGTTCCAGCCGGTATATCAGGAATGGCGATTTCATCCGGGCATTGATATCGAAGGCAAAGATAAGACGGAAAAGGTCAAAGCCATATATGCCGGTACTGTAACGGATATATACACTGATCCGGCAACAGGGCTGACTGTAGCTATTGCTCAGGGTAAAGACATTATCTACTATGGGGCACTGGCTGCTGTTCAACTGGAAAAGGGAATGACCGTGAAAGCAGGGCAGGAAATCGGTACTCCCGGCTCTTCGGCGGCCGAGCCTTTTTTGCATGTCCATTTAGTTATCAAACGGGAAGGGAAAACCATTAATCCTTTGGATATTCTGCGTTAA
- the spoIIID gene encoding sporulation transcriptional regulator SpoIIID — translation MKDYIRKRVLDICNHILESKHTVRQAAAVFGVSKSTVHKDMIERLPIINKRLSHKVRHVLEINKAERHIRGGEATRKKYQETKECEEK, via the coding sequence ATGAAAGATTATATTCGCAAAAGAGTACTGGACATCTGTAACCATATACTCGAGAGTAAGCACACGGTGCGTCAGGCAGCCGCCGTATTTGGTGTCAGCAAAAGCACGGTGCATAAAGATATGATTGAACGTCTGCCAATCATTAATAAACGGCTGTCTCATAAGGTCAGGCATGTGCTGGAAATAAACAAAGCCGAACGTCATATTCGCGGTGGTGAGGCGACTAGAAAAAAATATCAGGAAACAAAAGAATGTGAAGAAAAATAG
- the mreB gene encoding rod shape-determining protein gives MFGSMDIGVDLGTANVLVYIKGKGIVLREPSVVAIDRDTNKILAIGEEARRMLGRTPGNIIAIRPLREGVIADYDTTESMLRHFIQKVAGKSFLFKPRIMVCIPSGVTTVEKRAVLEATMQAGARKPYLIEEPMAAALGAGVDISEPCGAMVVDIGGGTTDVAVLSLGGIVLSESLRIGGDKFDEALVRYVKKEYNIMIGERTAEEIKVKIGTAFPHGRDEVIEVRGRDLVSGLPKTVRISSTETREALSEPVSLIVQTVKSVLESTPPELSSDIMDRGIVMTGGGSLLNGLDRLIIQETGIPTYLAEDPLSCVALGTGKALESLESIEDSLTTLKKGSIA, from the coding sequence ATGTTTGGCTCGATGGATATTGGCGTGGATTTAGGCACAGCGAATGTATTGGTGTACATAAAGGGAAAGGGAATTGTACTGCGGGAACCTTCTGTAGTTGCAATCGACAGAGATACAAATAAAATTTTAGCCATTGGGGAAGAGGCAAGACGAATGCTGGGCAGAACTCCCGGCAATATTATTGCCATTCGTCCACTCCGGGAAGGCGTTATAGCCGACTATGACACAACCGAGAGCATGCTGCGTCATTTTATCCAGAAAGTGGCCGGCAAAAGTTTTCTGTTTAAACCGCGGATTATGGTTTGTATTCCTTCCGGCGTGACCACGGTGGAAAAAAGAGCGGTTTTGGAAGCAACCATGCAGGCTGGTGCCAGAAAACCATATTTAATTGAGGAACCGATGGCCGCCGCCTTGGGTGCCGGCGTGGATATTTCCGAGCCCTGTGGCGCCATGGTTGTTGATATCGGCGGCGGAACTACCGATGTGGCTGTACTTAGTCTTGGCGGTATCGTGCTGAGCGAGTCACTGCGCATCGGCGGGGATAAATTTGACGAAGCGCTGGTTCGTTATGTGAAGAAGGAATACAACATTATGATCGGCGAGCGCACGGCGGAAGAAATAAAGGTGAAAATCGGGACCGCCTTCCCTCATGGTCGGGATGAAGTAATCGAAGTACGCGGCCGGGATTTGGTTTCCGGTCTGCCGAAAACGGTACGCATCAGTTCGACCGAAACAAGAGAGGCTCTTTCCGAGCCGGTATCGCTGATTGTTCAGACGGTTAAGTCGGTACTGGAAAGCACGCCGCCCGAACTTTCGTCGGATATTATGGACCGGGGCATTGTCATGACTGGCGGCGGCTCGTTGCTTAACGGATTGGACAGGCTTATTATTCAGGAGACCGGCATTCCGACCTATTTGGCCGAAGACCCGCTTTCCTGCGTCGCTTTAGGGACTGGTAAGGCGCTGGAGTCGCTGGAGTCGATTGAAGATAGCCTGACAACACTAAAAAAAGGAAGTATTGCTTAA
- the flgF gene encoding flagellar basal-body rod protein FlgF, whose translation MIRGIYTAASGMVAESLRTDTIANNLANVNTAGYKKDVAISKDFRSMYIQRINDGTDAPVIGNMGVGSVIDEIAPIHSAGPMVQTGNTFDLAIEGQGYFTVDTPNGVRYTRNGSFTRNALGELVTQDGYRVLGKNGPLRVTGDKVAVSSDGQVRVDGMVTGSLQLVSFTDEKQLTKEGSSLYVAAAGARTSPMEGIVRQGVVEQSNVNAVSEMVNMIAGYRAYETNAKAVQAQDELLDKAVNEVAKV comes from the coding sequence ATGATTCGGGGAATTTATACGGCTGCTTCCGGAATGGTAGCCGAATCGTTACGTACCGATACCATAGCCAATAATCTGGCCAATGTGAATACAGCAGGCTATAAGAAGGATGTGGCGATAAGCAAGGACTTCAGAAGCATGTATATTCAGCGCATCAACGACGGAACCGATGCACCGGTAATCGGCAATATGGGCGTAGGCTCGGTCATTGATGAAATTGCCCCGATTCACTCAGCCGGCCCGATGGTGCAGACAGGAAATACCTTTGATCTGGCTATTGAGGGACAGGGTTATTTTACTGTTGATACGCCAAACGGCGTCCGGTATACCCGTAATGGCTCGTTTACCCGGAATGCGCTTGGCGAATTGGTGACGCAAGATGGATACCGGGTCCTGGGGAAAAATGGTCCGCTGCGCGTAACCGGTGATAAAGTAGCTGTTTCCAGTGACGGACAGGTACGGGTGGACGGTATGGTGACAGGCTCGCTGCAACTGGTTAGTTTTACCGATGAAAAACAATTGACCAAGGAAGGCTCTTCTCTGTATGTTGCGGCGGCGGGCGCTCGAACAAGCCCCATGGAGGGGATTGTCCGCCAGGGTGTGGTGGAACAGTCCAATGTTAATGCAGTTTCCGAAATGGTTAATATGATTGCCGGGTACCGGGCCTATGAAACGAATGCGAAGGCAGTACAGGCACAGGATGAACTGTTGGATAAAGCAGTCAATGAAGTCGCTAAAGTCTAG
- the flgG gene encoding flagellar basal-body rod protein FlgG, with the protein MMRALWTASSGMIAQQANIDNLSNNLANVNTSGFKKSRIDFQDLMYQTVRQAGASSGADTQLPTGLQVGLGVREAAIQKMYTMGNLESTGNSLDVAIQGDGFFQVNMPDGTLSYTRDGSFKKDSQGRLTTSEGYLVEPQITIPENATDITIATDGTVSVKVSGQTAPQELGQLQIARFINPAGLESLGGNLLKQTEASGDPVVTVPGEEGSGTLIQKYLEMSNVQVVEEMVNMIVAQRAYEMNSKAVTTSDEMLQTAANLKR; encoded by the coding sequence ATGATGCGTGCACTTTGGACTGCCAGTTCGGGTATGATTGCCCAACAGGCAAATATTGATAATCTGTCAAATAATTTGGCTAACGTAAATACTTCCGGGTTTAAAAAGAGCCGAATTGATTTTCAGGATCTGATGTATCAGACGGTCCGCCAGGCAGGCGCCAGTTCAGGGGCTGATACGCAGTTGCCGACCGGCCTGCAGGTCGGACTAGGCGTCCGGGAGGCTGCCATTCAGAAGATGTATACCATGGGGAATCTGGAATCTACCGGAAATTCCCTGGACGTGGCCATTCAGGGGGACGGCTTTTTTCAGGTCAACATGCCGGACGGCACGCTGTCCTACACCCGTGACGGTTCATTTAAAAAAGACAGTCAGGGTCGGTTGACCACCTCGGAAGGATATCTGGTAGAACCACAGATTACTATTCCGGAAAATGCTACCGACATTACGATTGCCACCGATGGAACAGTATCGGTAAAGGTTTCCGGTCAAACGGCGCCGCAGGAGCTGGGACAGCTTCAGATTGCCCGGTTCATTAATCCTGCAGGGCTGGAGAGCCTTGGCGGTAACTTATTAAAGCAGACTGAGGCTTCCGGTGATCCGGTGGTTACTGTTCCCGGCGAAGAAGGTTCAGGCACGCTAATTCAAAAATATCTTGAAATGTCCAATGTTCAGGTCGTGGAAGAGATGGTTAATATGATTGTGGCGCAGCGGGCCTATGAAATGAATTCCAAGGCTGTGACCACTTCGGATGAAATGCTACAGACGGCAGCCAATCTGAAACGCTAG
- the flgA gene encoding flagellar basal body P-ring formation chaperone FlgA, whose product MLQKLGCLLLLLAVGVQYGFAAGTDQIVPVAALPGLGQTASYIRPAAYRDVTGYDTGERQVIRANDVLQSALQLVRQRAGVPAEDNRLMITPLNLPADIELPPGTADYYIELPYGVRFNFPTVVYAVVTLNGQAYTKVSLSLDVRLFQDVVVAARSLAANELIAPDSIKYERMDIGRLSQGYMTNLVDVAGMQARRTISPGTPLNKYMLAQPEVIKRGAMVSILVRMGDMEVMATGEAMQNGSVGDIIRVRNVNSKKVVTAQVLDGTSVLISLYR is encoded by the coding sequence ATGTTGCAAAAGCTTGGGTGCTTATTGTTGTTGTTGGCTGTTGGCGTACAGTACGGTTTTGCCGCCGGTACCGATCAAATTGTGCCGGTCGCAGCACTGCCGGGACTGGGCCAGACTGCCTCTTACATCAGGCCGGCAGCCTACCGCGATGTAACGGGGTATGATACAGGCGAGCGACAGGTTATTCGTGCCAATGACGTGCTGCAGTCGGCTTTGCAGCTTGTCCGGCAGCGGGCAGGCGTTCCGGCGGAAGATAACCGATTAATGATTACGCCGCTTAATCTGCCTGCCGATATCGAACTGCCGCCGGGGACGGCTGATTATTACATAGAATTGCCTTACGGTGTTCGGTTTAATTTTCCGACCGTAGTGTATGCGGTGGTTACGTTGAACGGCCAGGCTTATACCAAGGTCAGTCTGAGCCTGGATGTCCGCCTGTTCCAGGATGTGGTGGTAGCGGCGAGAAGTCTGGCGGCTAATGAACTTATCGCACCGGACAGCATTAAATACGAGCGCATGGATATCGGGCGCCTGTCGCAAGGTTACATGACCAATCTGGTTGACGTGGCCGGGATGCAGGCACGCCGGACAATTTCACCGGGAACGCCGCTTAACAAGTACATGCTTGCCCAACCTGAAGTAATAAAACGGGGAGCTATGGTATCTATTCTGGTAAGAATGGGCGACATGGAAGTAATGGCTACCGGGGAAGCTATGCAGAACGGCAGTGTAGGAGATATTATCAGGGTTCGCAATGTCAATTCCAAGAAAGTTGTTACAGCGCAGGTGCTGGACGGAACCTCGGTGTTGATTTCCTTATACCGGTGA
- a CDS encoding flagellar basal body L-ring protein FlgH, which yields MKINRMQITVILMVGFFFSAISVQTAVRAESLWAEGRQSSSLYSDRKAAVVGDILTIVINENSSASRSGNASNSKTSSTNMSAGVGLFTFLNDASAGNSDSFQSKGSISNTNKVTGKITVQVIEVQPNGNLVISGTQKIKQNGEEQSITISGIVRPDDIAADNTISSNLVANAQLYVDGKGPIAGKQRQGIITQLFNILF from the coding sequence ATGAAAATAAACCGGATGCAAATCACAGTGATACTTATGGTCGGGTTCTTTTTTTCCGCTATATCGGTTCAAACCGCAGTGCGTGCCGAATCCTTATGGGCAGAGGGCAGACAGTCCTCATCCCTTTATAGTGACCGTAAGGCGGCGGTTGTCGGCGATATTCTAACCATTGTAATCAACGAAAACTCCAGTGCCAGCCGCAGCGGTAACGCCAGCAACTCCAAGACCAGCAGTACCAATATGAGTGCCGGTGTAGGACTGTTTACCTTTTTAAATGATGCCAGTGCGGGCAATTCCGATTCGTTCCAGTCTAAAGGCTCCATTAGCAATACGAATAAAGTGACGGGGAAAATTACGGTACAGGTGATTGAAGTCCAGCCTAATGGAAATCTGGTTATTTCCGGCACGCAAAAAATCAAGCAGAACGGTGAAGAACAGAGTATTACCATTTCCGGCATTGTCCGACCTGATGACATTGCCGCCGATAATACCATTTCCTCCAATCTGGTTGCTAATGCCCAGCTATATGTCGATGGCAAAGGCCCTATTGCCGGAAAGCAACGCCAAGGGATTATTACTCAGCTTTTCAATATCTTATTCTAA
- a CDS encoding flagellar basal body P-ring protein FlgI → MRKLLCAFMIALLVSAGALPVMAETMGAVTRIKDVAKVQGVRANQLLGYGLVVGLAGTGDSSTKSIETMQSIASMLKTFGVAVSSSQMQSKNVAAVMVTAQLPAFAKPGDTIDVTVSSMGDAKNLQGGTLLQTPLRAANGQVYAVGQGPVSTGGFAASSGGSSQQKNFPTVGNMPNGAIVEKDVPMQFSNNGTVTLSLAQPDFTTATRIGDAINYRFGAIATARDPGTVVIAVPAEYQGNGLVGFVASLEELSIVPDNVAKIVINERTGTIVMGANVAIDSVAVTQGGLSIKISKSTDVSQPPPLSGGTTATTTNTNVSVEEDKGNTILLPSTANVGDVVNALNAVGATPRDVISILQAIKAAGALHADLQLI, encoded by the coding sequence ATGCGCAAATTGTTATGTGCTTTTATGATTGCCCTGCTTGTATCGGCCGGTGCTTTACCGGTTATGGCGGAGACGATGGGGGCTGTCACTCGGATCAAAGATGTCGCTAAAGTGCAGGGCGTGCGGGCGAATCAACTGTTAGGTTACGGTTTGGTGGTAGGCTTGGCCGGTACTGGCGATTCCTCCACCAAGAGTATCGAAACCATGCAATCTATTGCCAGTATGCTGAAGACCTTTGGCGTGGCAGTTTCTTCATCCCAGATGCAGTCGAAAAATGTGGCGGCAGTAATGGTAACCGCCCAACTGCCGGCCTTTGCTAAGCCGGGGGATACGATTGATGTGACGGTTTCTTCTATGGGAGATGCCAAAAATCTGCAGGGGGGAACTTTGCTGCAGACGCCGCTCCGGGCGGCTAATGGCCAGGTCTATGCGGTGGGGCAGGGACCTGTTTCGACTGGCGGGTTTGCAGCCAGCAGCGGTGGCAGCAGTCAGCAAAAAAACTTTCCCACCGTGGGCAATATGCCGAATGGCGCCATTGTAGAAAAGGATGTTCCCATGCAGTTTAGCAATAATGGAACAGTTACCTTGTCTTTGGCTCAACCGGACTTTACCACGGCAACCAGAATCGGCGATGCGATTAATTATCGTTTTGGGGCCATTGCGACGGCCCGCGATCCCGGTACAGTTGTGATTGCCGTACCGGCGGAGTACCAGGGTAATGGGTTGGTTGGTTTTGTTGCATCTCTGGAAGAACTATCCATTGTTCCTGATAATGTGGCTAAAATTGTGATTAATGAACGGACGGGAACCATTGTCATGGGAGCTAATGTGGCGATTGATTCGGTTGCCGTGACCCAGGGCGGGTTAAGCATCAAAATTAGCAAGAGCACCGATGTGTCGCAGCCGCCGCCGCTTTCCGGGGGAACTACCGCGACAACGACCAACACGAATGTGAGTGTGGAAGAGGACAAAGGCAATACCATCCTTTTGCCTTCTACCGCTAATGTAGGTGACGTGGTAAATGCGCTGAATGCGGTAGGGGCAACGCCGCGGGATGTCATCTCCATCCTGCAGGCAATTAAAGCTGCCGGAGCGTTGCATGCCGATCTGCAACTCATATGA
- a CDS encoding rod-binding protein, whose translation MNIGAIGGVDRTVNQSKYLQANGNTDFAEKLSQATQNISDTEDQTKLKQACRDMEAVFLNFMMSKMRDTVPKDGLIKQSNAESIMTSMLDGELTKNMAQAGGIGLADMLYHQLSQTINTGKNKSQTP comes from the coding sequence ATGAACATAGGCGCTATCGGCGGTGTAGACAGAACCGTCAATCAAAGTAAGTATCTTCAGGCTAACGGGAATACCGATTTTGCTGAAAAGCTGAGCCAGGCTACTCAGAATATCAGTGACACGGAAGACCAGACCAAGCTCAAGCAAGCTTGCCGGGACATGGAGGCCGTGTTTCTGAACTTTATGATGAGCAAGATGCGGGATACTGTGCCGAAAGACGGGCTAATCAAACAAAGCAATGCCGAATCCATCATGACATCCATGCTGGACGGCGAACTGACCAAAAATATGGCTCAAGCCGGTGGGATTGGTTTGGCTGACATGTTATACCATCAGTTAAGCCAAACCATAAATACTGGGAAGAACAAAAGCCAGACGCCTTGA